Proteins co-encoded in one Streptosporangiales bacterium genomic window:
- a CDS encoding cell division protein CrgA → MPKSRARKKAVYTPPQRSKAKEPSPAWLVPSMLALWFIGVAWIVVYYVAGDQVPGMKDLDRLNLAVGFGLVVIGFIMSTRWR, encoded by the coding sequence ATGCCCAAGTCACGCGCCCGCAAGAAGGCGGTCTACACCCCGCCGCAGCGGTCGAAGGCGAAGGAGCCCAGTCCAGCCTGGCTCGTGCCGAGCATGCTCGCCCTGTGGTTCATCGGGGTCGCGTGGATCGTGGTCTACTACGTCGCGGGCGACCAGGTGCCCGGCATGAAGGACCTGGACCGGCTCAACCTGGCCGTCGGGTTCGGCCTGGTCGTCATCGGGTTCATCATGTCCACCAGGTGGCGCTAG
- a CDS encoding rhomboid family intramembrane serine protease yields the protein MTAADEPTTGAVPTCYRHPDRETYLRCTRCERPICPDCMREAPVGQQCPECVREGQHTTRTPRTVFGGVSVSGTTWVTWAFLGINVLVYLATLGVVGLAEQLAVYGVGIAQGEWYRALTGTFLHTAWWHILVNMYALFIVGPHLERMLGHWRFAVLYLVSALSGSALSLAVTGLGTLSLGASGAIYGLFGAVFMVFRRLRLDTRWIITTIAINLVITFIFVNAIDWKGHVGGLIAGVLVAAGYAYAPKEHRLLVQLAVPVGLLLVGAGAVLMRL from the coding sequence ATGACAGCAGCAGACGAGCCGACGACCGGCGCGGTGCCGACGTGTTACCGGCACCCCGACCGGGAGACCTATCTGCGCTGTACCCGCTGTGAACGGCCGATCTGCCCGGACTGCATGCGCGAAGCTCCGGTGGGCCAGCAGTGCCCGGAGTGCGTACGCGAAGGGCAGCACACCACCCGTACACCCAGGACCGTGTTCGGCGGCGTCTCCGTGTCGGGCACGACCTGGGTGACCTGGGCGTTCCTGGGCATCAACGTGCTGGTCTACCTCGCCACCCTGGGCGTCGTCGGGCTCGCCGAGCAGCTCGCGGTCTACGGCGTGGGCATCGCGCAGGGCGAGTGGTACCGGGCGCTCACGGGCACGTTCCTGCACACCGCCTGGTGGCACATCCTGGTGAACATGTACGCGCTGTTCATCGTCGGGCCGCACCTCGAGCGGATGCTCGGGCACTGGCGGTTCGCCGTGCTATACCTGGTCTCCGCACTGTCCGGCTCGGCCCTCTCACTGGCCGTCACCGGGCTGGGGACGCTCTCGCTGGGCGCGTCCGGGGCCATCTACGGCCTGTTCGGCGCCGTCTTCATGGTGTTCCGCCGGCTGCGCCTGGACACCCGGTGGATCATCACCACGATCGCCATCAACCTGGTCATCACGTTCATCTTCGTAAACGCGATCGACTGGAAGGGCCACGTCGGTGGCCTGATCGCTGGCGTGCTCGTGGCCGCCGGCTACGCGTACGCGCCGAAGGAGCACCGGCTGCTGGTGCAGCTCGCCGTGCCGGTCGGGCTGCTCCTGGTCGGCGCGGGCGCGGTTCTCATGCGCCTCTGA
- a CDS encoding peptidylprolyl isomerase, giving the protein MSDALYATMHTSKGQIELQLFPNRAPKTVRNFVELAEGSREWLNPETRENTTEPLYSGTVFHRVIDNFMIQGGDPQGDGRGGPGYEFEDEFHPELVFDKKYLLAMANAGPGTNGSQFFITTGAPLPHLNRRHTIFGEVTAGFDIVDAIGSTETDRMDRPVDDVMVEQIVIERRPA; this is encoded by the coding sequence GTGTCCGACGCGCTCTACGCAACCATGCACACGTCCAAGGGCCAAATCGAGCTCCAGCTGTTCCCCAACCGTGCCCCCAAGACGGTACGTAATTTCGTTGAGTTGGCTGAGGGTAGCAGGGAGTGGCTGAATCCCGAGACACGTGAGAACACCACGGAGCCGCTGTACAGCGGGACGGTCTTCCACCGCGTCATCGACAACTTCATGATCCAAGGCGGCGACCCGCAGGGCGACGGCCGCGGCGGCCCGGGCTACGAATTCGAGGACGAGTTCCACCCTGAGCTCGTCTTCGACAAGAAGTACCTGCTTGCCATGGCGAATGCCGGACCGGGCACCAACGGGTCGCAGTTCTTCATCACCACGGGCGCGCCGCTGCCGCACCTGAACCGGCGGCACACCATCTTCGGCGAGGTGACCGCGGGATTCGACATCGTGGACGCCATCGGCTCCACGGAGACCGACCGGATGGACCGTCCCGTCGACGACGTGATGGTCGAGCAGATCGTGATCGAACGCCGTCCGGCCTGA
- a CDS encoding DUF881 domain-containing protein, whose product MLFGTGASSARSDVGSGRQEELSGLVNQENRKVKAYDKQVEQLQRDVDRASRTRARDDKVTAEAQRRSDDLGKTVGLEPVTGETVRISLDDAPRSRSRDPGSVPPDYLVVHQQDVQAVVNAMWVGGASAVQVMDQRLISTSAVRCVGNTLLLGGKVYSPPFTVTAVGDTDKLLAALGREPGVRLYKQYVDTYGLVYKVERLGTTTIPGYEGTLDLKHANGPSS is encoded by the coding sequence ATGCTCTTCGGCACCGGCGCGAGCAGCGCCAGGTCCGACGTCGGCAGTGGCCGGCAGGAGGAGCTGTCCGGGCTGGTCAACCAGGAGAACCGCAAGGTCAAGGCGTACGACAAGCAGGTCGAGCAGCTGCAGCGCGACGTCGACCGCGCGAGTCGTACCCGGGCACGCGACGACAAGGTCACCGCCGAGGCGCAGCGCCGCTCGGACGACCTGGGCAAGACCGTCGGACTCGAGCCGGTCACCGGCGAGACGGTGCGGATCTCCCTGGACGACGCGCCGCGGTCCCGCAGCCGCGACCCGGGCAGCGTGCCCCCTGACTACCTGGTGGTGCACCAGCAGGACGTGCAGGCCGTCGTCAACGCCATGTGGGTGGGTGGCGCGAGTGCGGTGCAGGTGATGGACCAGCGGTTGATCTCCACCAGCGCGGTGCGCTGCGTCGGCAACACCCTGTTGCTCGGCGGCAAGGTCTACTCGCCGCCGTTCACCGTCACCGCCGTCGGCGACACCGACAAGCTGCTCGCCGCGCTGGGCAGGGAACCCGGTGTCCGGCTCTACAAGCAGTACGTGGACACGTACGGGCTGGTGTACAAGGTCGAGCGGCTCGGCACCACGACGATCCCCGGCTACGAAGGCACCCTGGACCTGAAGCACGCCAACGGCCCGAGTTCTTAG
- a CDS encoding aminodeoxychorismate/anthranilate synthase component II: MARVIVVDNYDSFVYNLVQYLQQLGVACEVRRNDEVTPEEAFDFDGILVSPGPGTPEDAGVSVAMVEYAVATGKPLLGVCLGHQALGAAFGATVSQAPELLHGKVSQVHHESQGVLGGLPSPFTATRYHSLAVERDTLPGEIEVTGETESGVVMAMRHRDLPLEGVQFHPESALTEHGHLLLANWLISCGDADAVRRARQLPPVLPTASAATG; this comes from the coding sequence GTGGCACGTGTGATCGTCGTGGACAACTACGACAGCTTCGTTTACAACCTGGTCCAGTACCTGCAGCAGCTCGGTGTGGCCTGCGAGGTGCGGCGCAACGACGAGGTGACCCCGGAGGAGGCTTTCGACTTCGACGGCATCCTGGTCTCGCCCGGCCCAGGCACCCCGGAGGACGCCGGCGTCTCGGTCGCCATGGTCGAGTACGCGGTGGCGACCGGCAAGCCGCTGCTCGGCGTGTGTCTCGGCCACCAGGCGCTCGGCGCGGCGTTCGGTGCCACCGTCAGCCAGGCGCCTGAGCTGCTGCACGGCAAGGTCAGCCAGGTGCACCACGAGAGCCAGGGGGTGCTCGGCGGGCTGCCGTCACCGTTCACCGCCACCCGCTACCACTCGCTCGCCGTCGAACGCGACACGCTGCCCGGCGAGATCGAGGTGACCGGCGAGACCGAGTCCGGGGTCGTGATGGCCATGCGCCACCGCGACCTGCCGCTCGAGGGCGTGCAGTTCCACCCGGAGTCCGCCCTCACCGAGCACGGCCACCTGCTGCTCGCCAACTGGCTGATCTCCTGCGGCGACGCGGACGCCGTCCGCCGGGCCAGGCAGCTGCCGCCGGTGCTGCCGACCGCATCGGCAGCCACCGGCTGA
- a CDS encoding PspC domain-containing protein, with protein sequence MDTTQTSYQNAAPELATTAPEAGATGKFRRSREHKLLGGVCGGIATKFNFDVALVRVIAVILAIVTNGIGALVYLAAWLIIPEEGNDSAPLASALRR encoded by the coding sequence ATGGACACGACACAGACCAGCTACCAGAACGCAGCTCCAGAGCTTGCGACCACCGCACCTGAAGCCGGAGCAACCGGCAAGTTCCGCCGCTCCCGCGAGCACAAGCTGCTCGGCGGTGTGTGTGGCGGGATCGCAACCAAGTTCAACTTCGACGTCGCCCTGGTCCGCGTCATCGCGGTCATCCTGGCGATCGTCACCAACGGCATCGGCGCACTCGTGTACCTCGCCGCTTGGCTGATCATCCCGGAAGAGGGCAACGACTCCGCTCCACTGGCGAGCGCGCTACGTCGCTGA